A DNA window from Helianthus annuus cultivar XRQ/B chromosome 15, HanXRQr2.0-SUNRISE, whole genome shotgun sequence contains the following coding sequences:
- the LOC110912747 gene encoding uncharacterized protein LOC110912747 isoform X1 — translation MDNHHDSYHIRCGSGYDTLNVMQHWKRYTYIEDGFMFCVQSAPNNYIQRRMDLLTMCVKMTMMCNQNSYSKKLPDQITLMEGKEKMMHLFVRKDQYVVTRVVEEAATGSCDTPTNTIGKSAHSTTTVIKPPSTPNPKASMPKRTVTDSPGGSHDAKKGPTQL, via the exons ATGGACAATCATCATGACTCGTACCATATCCGTTGCGGGTCGGGGTATGACACTTTAAATGTTATGCAACATTGGAAAAGATACACGTACATAGAGGATGGATTTATGTTTTGTGTTCAAAGTGCACCAAACAACTATATCCAGAGGAGGATGGATCTCTTAACTATGTGTGTAAAGATGACAATGATGTGCAACCAAAATTCAT ATTCAAAGAAACTCCCAGACCAAATAACGCTCATGGAAGGCAAGGAAAAAATGATGCATCTGTTTGTGAGGAAGGATCAGTATGTGGTGACAAGGGTTGTAGAAGAGGCGGCAACAGGTTCATGTGATACACCAACAAACACTATCGGTAAGAGTGCACATTCGACAACAACGGTGATCAAGCCTCCATCAACACCCAATCCAAAAGCAAGCATGCCAAAAAGGACAGTAACAGACTCACCAG GTGGCAGCCATGATGCTAAGAAAGGTCCCACACAGCTGTGA
- the LOC110912747 gene encoding uncharacterized protein LOC110912747 isoform X2, with translation MMMKQGFTDSKKLPDQITLMEGKEKMMHLFVRKDQYVVTRVVEEAATGSCDTPTNTIGKSAHSTTTVIKPPSTPNPKASMPKRTVTDSPGGSHDAKKGPTQL, from the exons ATGATGATGAAGCAAGGGTTTACAGATTCAAAGAAACTCCCAGACCAAATAACGCTCATGGAAGGCAAGGAAAAAATGATGCATCTGTTTGTGAGGAAGGATCAGTATGTGGTGACAAGGGTTGTAGAAGAGGCGGCAACAGGTTCATGTGATACACCAACAAACACTATCGGTAAGAGTGCACATTCGACAACAACGGTGATCAAGCCTCCATCAACACCCAATCCAAAAGCAAGCATGCCAAAAAGGACAGTAACAGACTCACCAG GTGGCAGCCATGATGCTAAGAAAGGTCCCACACAGCTGTGA